TTTTCCCGCACGACAAGCCCGCCAGCGCTGGCGCCACTTGCCAATCAACGCGCCGTCGCCGTTGCACCATACTGTCCGGTTGGACGACGAAAGATCAGCCAGAGCGTTGCGCCCAGCAACAGTACCCCGGAAAACAGCCAGAGCGTCGCCCAGACCATCGCTGGAATCCCCGTTAGGCGTGCCATGTTGGCTGCATCGCTTTGTACGTTGGTCAGCGCGGAAAGGAAAAACAACGTCTTGAGGTCCGACAATGCATCAAGGCAGCACTGAACAGCCAAGAAGTTCACAATGAACTGCCCCACAGCCGGCTTAGTCAGCACACCAAGGACGACAAGGCTGACGCCGACGCTCAAACCCACAATCCAGCTGTAAAGTGTTCCAGTCAGGACGCACAACACCGCCAGCAAGAATAACAGTAGCCCTCCTGCGCCAAGCATTCCCCACCGTACCGGCATTGGGAGCTTCATCCGCAAGCCGCCAAGCAGCAGCGTACCGGCCAGCGCCAGCGGCAGCACCATCAACCACGACACTTGGCCGTTGACAAACAGAATGGTCAGCAAAAGAACGAGCATCCCCGACCCAACCAGCAACAGACCGGCTCGGTCACGGCGTTGCGCCTGGTACAGCAGCCAGACGCCAAACAGCATTGTCCCAAGGTAGCCTGCGCTAGCGATAAACCAGTTCTGTCCGGCGGTGAGCGTCAGCCCGCTGCCGTCCCAGTGAACCGTCATGCGGATGACATGATAGCCGCTCAACAGCGCCGCCAGCGCGTGGCTGCCTTCGTGAATGAAAGTCACAAACATGCGGATGGGGAACGTGACGACCGAAGCCAGCGGCAGCGCCATCAACATCAAGGTGACGGCGGTCGCCAAAATGAGCCAGAGCAACGAGGAGTTGCGGCTGTTTTCGGCAGGAATGGTGATAACCCGCCCTTGTGGAAAGAGGCGGCGAGCCGGAGCATCGTCGGTATGGCGCATGGTCGGGACTCCAAAAGGCGAGGCTGCGATCCAGGGACCGGTGGGGCTATAGTTATGCGTTGCGGCGTACTCGTCAATGGAAGACGACGTTCCGGGAATGATCGGCGACAAATTCCACCGGCGCGGCGATGAACGCTTCCCAATGTGTTTGGATGTTGTCAAGAAGGCTATGTAAAACCGCTTCCCGCGTTGGCGCGGCGTCACCCAATGCCAACCGCAGCGATGTAGCCGGATGACGCAGCCCATCGGGAAATGAAACCTGCCCGACGTTGACGCCGATGCCGATAATCAGGAACTCTAACGCTCCCCGCTGCCACTCGGCCTCGACTAAAACGCCAGCGACCTTTCCGCCGTCAAGGAAAACATCGTTGGGGCGCTTGAGGCTGAGGCGCGTCGAGTCGCCGACAAATTCCGTTAGCGCACGGTGAACCATCAAACCGGCAAACGTTGTGACGCACGCCACGTCGGCGGTCGCCGGCGCCGTCCGCCGCAGAATCGAAAGATACAGTCCTTGCCCGGCCGGAGAGTGCCAGCTGCGCCCGTACTGCCCGCGGCCGGCAGTCTGCTCGTCGGCGCACAGACACAAACCATCCGGGGCGCCGCCGCGCGCCAACGCCTTGAGAGCCGTGTTGGTGGAATCCACCCGCGTGACCCACCGCACTGTGAAACGCCCCGAACGACTGGACGCTGCCATTAGTTTACGGCATCGGATCGGACGACTTGATTTCAATGCCGTTGGCCGCCAACGAGGTGCCCAGTGTTCGCTGGAGCTGCGCTACGGCTTTGTTGTAATCAGTTAGGGCTTGAATCTCATTGCCGCGCGCAATGGACAGCCGGTTTTGGCGGTCAAGAATCAAAAAAGTTGTAGAAAGACCAGCTGCGTACCGCTGCTGCTCGCCACGCAGTTGGGTTTCCGCCGCAATGCGCGCCGCACGGGTCGCCTCTACCCGTTGGCGAGCGGAAGCGACCGCCTGCAGGCCATTTCGCACTTCAACTTGGATGCTTTGCTGAAGGCTGCGTTCCTGCGCCTTGAGTTGGCGTCTGGTGGCGAGCGCCCGTCCAACGGCGGCTTCGGCCGTACGGTTGCGGAAAGTAAACGAAATGTTCGCCCCAACCGTGTAGGTGGGAAAATCAAAGGAGAAAAGGTTGTTGAGCGCCGTCCCGTAACCGCCGATGAACCGCTGGTTGATCAGCGTCGGGCCGCCGGGCAGGTTAGCAACCCGCGACGTACCCGCCAGCCCGTTCAACGTCAGCGCCGTAAAGGCGTCTACCTGTGGTTTGCGCTGGTTTTCGGCAAAGGCCCGCTCAATGTCGTTGAGTTCTTGCTGGAGTCGAAGCTGCTCCAGTTCCGGGCGGTTGCGAAGCGCGCTGGCTAGCGCCTGCTGCACATCGAGTTCAACGGGCGTGAAATCCACGTCGTCGGTCGGCTCAATGGCCGCCTGCCACGCATCGGCTTGCGGATCACCCAGAATCAGTTGCTTGAGCTGGTTTTCCGCCGTCGTAATCAGCTGAAGCGCCGCAATCGCCGCGTTTTTGCGGTTTTCAAGCTCGGACTCGTTTTCGACGACATTGATGGGCGCGCTGGTTCCGACTTCGACCTGC
The window above is part of the Chloracidobacterium sp. genome. Proteins encoded here:
- a CDS encoding M50 family metallopeptidase produces the protein MRHTDDAPARRLFPQGRVITIPAENSRNSSLLWLILATAVTLMLMALPLASVVTFPIRMFVTFIHEGSHALAALLSGYHVIRMTVHWDGSGLTLTAGQNWFIASAGYLGTMLFGVWLLYQAQRRDRAGLLLVGSGMLVLLLTILFVNGQVSWLMVLPLALAGTLLLGGLRMKLPMPVRWGMLGAGGLLLFLLAVLCVLTGTLYSWIVGLSVGVSLVVLGVLTKPAVGQFIVNFLAVQCCLDALSDLKTLFFLSALTNVQSDAANMARLTGIPAMVWATLWLFSGVLLLGATLWLIFRRPTGQYGATATAR
- a CDS encoding biotin--[acetyl-CoA-carboxylase] ligase gives rise to the protein MAASSRSGRFTVRWVTRVDSTNTALKALARGGAPDGLCLCADEQTAGRGQYGRSWHSPAGQGLYLSILRRTAPATADVACVTTFAGLMVHRALTEFVGDSTRLSLKRPNDVFLDGGKVAGVLVEAEWQRGALEFLIIGIGVNVGQVSFPDGLRHPATSLRLALGDAAPTREAVLHSLLDNIQTHWEAFIAAPVEFVADHSRNVVFH
- a CDS encoding TolC family protein, encoding MLAVLFGLAASSAFAQHAGVLDAPLAGIVAQSPTPPTGSGQAPPLPVADQRTKRALDDLPTTRVGITPGRTLRLTLRDAILMALRNNQDIEIERANVQLAQQNERGAWGSYDPILQATVQFQSSTSPTAQTFIGAEGGAFKRKQFQFTPTLVQNLPTGGNYVITFSNSRETNNAGSAGLSPQYFTTLDFRFTQPLFRNFRSSANERLVKISRKQLTISDAQFRQRVLTTIAAVQSAYWDLVFAIRNFQIQRDAVELADISLAVTRRQVEVGTSAPINVVENESELENRKNAAIAALQLITTAENQLKQLILGDPQADAWQAAIEPTDDVDFTPVELDVQQALASALRNRPELEQLRLQQELNDIERAFAENQRKPQVDAFTALTLNGLAGTSRVANLPGGPTLINQRFIGGYGTALNNLFSFDFPTYTVGANISFTFRNRTAEAAVGRALATRRQLKAQERSLQQSIQVEVRNGLQAVASARQRVEATRAARIAAETQLRGEQQRYAAGLSTTFLILDRQNRLSIARGNEIQALTDYNKAVAQLQRTLGTSLAANGIEIKSSDPMP